The Garra rufa chromosome 18, GarRuf1.0, whole genome shotgun sequence genome window below encodes:
- the cdc42l2 gene encoding cell division cycle 42 like 2 isoform X1, translated as MFRQAVKKLDTLMPDAGKQVVTTAMSTIKCVVVGDGAVGKTCLLVSFTNKFPSEPTVFDNQTATVMVDDEPYTIRLFDAAGQDQFRPLSYPQTDVFLVCFSVVSLSSFENVKEKWVPEITYHAPKTPFLLVGTQIDLRDDPITIARLAKNKQKPIKPETAEKLARDLKAVKYIECSALTQKGLKNVFDEAILAALEPPGSQKTCKCVVL; from the exons ATGTTTCGTCAGGCTGTTAAGAAACTAG ATACTTTGATGCCAGATGCTGGAAAGCAAGTTGTGACGACAGCAATGTCCACAATTAAATGTGTGGTAGTTGGAGATGGAGCCGTGGGTAAAACTTGCCTTTTGGTTTCTTTTACAAACAAGTTCCCATCAGAACCAACA GTGTTTGACAACCAAACTGCGACTGTAATGGTTGATGATGAACCATATACCATTAGATTATTTGATGCTGCAG GTCAGGATCAGTTTCGACCCCTATCCTATCCCCAAACAGACGTCTTCTTAGTTTGTTTCTCTGTAGTTTCTCTTTCCTCCtttgaaaatgtaaaagaaaag TGGGTGCCTGAGATAACCTACCATGCACCGAAAACCCCTTTTCTACTGGTTGGAACTCAGATTGACCTCCGAGATGATCCTATAACTATTGCAAGgcttgcaaaaaacaaacaaaagccgATCAAACCAGAAACAGCTGAAAAACTAGCCAGAGACCTAAAGGCAGTGAAATACATTGAATGCTCTGCTCTAACACAG AAAGGACTGAAGAATGTATTTGATGAGGCGATATTGGCAGCTTTAGAGCCCCCGGGATCCCAGAAAACATGCAAATGTGTGGTTTTATGA
- the cdc42l2 gene encoding cell division cycle 42 like 2 isoform X2, giving the protein MPDAGKQVVTTAMSTIKCVVVGDGAVGKTCLLVSFTNKFPSEPTVFDNQTATVMVDDEPYTIRLFDAAGQDQFRPLSYPQTDVFLVCFSVVSLSSFENVKEKWVPEITYHAPKTPFLLVGTQIDLRDDPITIARLAKNKQKPIKPETAEKLARDLKAVKYIECSALTQKGLKNVFDEAILAALEPPGSQKTCKCVVL; this is encoded by the exons ATGCCAGATGCTGGAAAGCAAGTTGTGACGACAGCAATGTCCACAATTAAATGTGTGGTAGTTGGAGATGGAGCCGTGGGTAAAACTTGCCTTTTGGTTTCTTTTACAAACAAGTTCCCATCAGAACCAACA GTGTTTGACAACCAAACTGCGACTGTAATGGTTGATGATGAACCATATACCATTAGATTATTTGATGCTGCAG GTCAGGATCAGTTTCGACCCCTATCCTATCCCCAAACAGACGTCTTCTTAGTTTGTTTCTCTGTAGTTTCTCTTTCCTCCtttgaaaatgtaaaagaaaag TGGGTGCCTGAGATAACCTACCATGCACCGAAAACCCCTTTTCTACTGGTTGGAACTCAGATTGACCTCCGAGATGATCCTATAACTATTGCAAGgcttgcaaaaaacaaacaaaagccgATCAAACCAGAAACAGCTGAAAAACTAGCCAGAGACCTAAAGGCAGTGAAATACATTGAATGCTCTGCTCTAACACAG AAAGGACTGAAGAATGTATTTGATGAGGCGATATTGGCAGCTTTAGAGCCCCCGGGATCCCAGAAAACATGCAAATGTGTGGTTTTATGA
- the LOC141290915 gene encoding F-box only protein 44-like isoform X2, whose translation MGQSGSGHIHVSSRDFIHKSDSYSGLRSDVPLPVVEEILLNLPAHQVVRVCRLVCREWKELVDSAAYWRERCRREGFQPYDASRPLDDWRLFYFLSKKRRNLIKNPRAEEEFSGWKIVQNGGDCWTVEDNSTEIPNCTVRKYFVTSYWLCLKQQLIDLKREGYSAAFMDQLQPPIKISDWYAPRYDCGSVYQICVELLDQKKKPIHTFEPEQISFPQWNDHQWCEMTHVFKDYGPGVRFIRFTHGGKDTQFWAGWYGIRVTNSSVEICPAEVR comes from the exons ATGGGCCAGTCAGGGAGCGGGCACATTCATGTTTCTTCGAGGGACTTTATACACAAATCAGATTCA TACTCAGGTCTGCGTTCAGATGTTCCTCTACCTGTGGTTGAGGAGATCCTACTGAACCTGCCTGCTCATCAAGTGGTGCGAGTCTGTCGGCTGGTGTGTCGTGAGTGGAAGGAGCTGGTGGACAGTGCTGCATACTGGAGAGAGCGCTGTCGGAGAGAGGGATTTCAGCCATATGATGCTTCCAGACCACTAGACGACTGGCGCCTGTTTTACTTCTTATCTAAGAAACGACGTAACTTGATCAAGAATCCCAGAGCGGAAG AGGAGTTCAGTGGATGGAAGATTGTACAGAATGGTGGTGACTGCTGGACGGTTGAAGATAATTCGACAGAAATTCCAAATTGCACAGTCCGAAAATACTTTGTCACCTCTTACTG GTTATGTTTGAAGCAACAGCTGATTGATTTGAAGAGAGAAGGCTACAGCGCTGCTTTCATGGATCAACTGCAACCTCCTATCAAAATATCAGACTG GTACGCCCCGCGCTATGACTGTGGAAGCGTGTATCAGATCTGTGTGGAGTTGCTTGATCAGAAGAAGAAACCCATTCACACCTTTGAACCTGAACAAATTTCCTTTCCACAGTGGAATGATCATCAGTGGTGTGAA ATGACACACGTCTTTAAGGATTATGGACCTGGGGTTCGATTTATTCGCTTCACTCATGGTGGGAAGGATACACAGTTTTGGGCAGGCTGGTATGGGATACGGGTCACTAACAGTAGTGTGGAGATCTGTCCAGCTGAAGTGAGATAG
- the LOC141290915 gene encoding F-box only protein 44-like isoform X1, with protein sequence MRRSRRARVRSKTRMGQSGSGHIHVSSRDFIHKSDSYSGLRSDVPLPVVEEILLNLPAHQVVRVCRLVCREWKELVDSAAYWRERCRREGFQPYDASRPLDDWRLFYFLSKKRRNLIKNPRAEEEFSGWKIVQNGGDCWTVEDNSTEIPNCTVRKYFVTSYWLCLKQQLIDLKREGYSAAFMDQLQPPIKISDWYAPRYDCGSVYQICVELLDQKKKPIHTFEPEQISFPQWNDHQWCEMTHVFKDYGPGVRFIRFTHGGKDTQFWAGWYGIRVTNSSVEICPAEVR encoded by the exons ATGCGAAG GTCTAGACGTGCAAGAGTGAGATCAAAAACAAGAATGGGCCAGTCAGGGAGCGGGCACATTCATGTTTCTTCGAGGGACTTTATACACAAATCAGATTCA TACTCAGGTCTGCGTTCAGATGTTCCTCTACCTGTGGTTGAGGAGATCCTACTGAACCTGCCTGCTCATCAAGTGGTGCGAGTCTGTCGGCTGGTGTGTCGTGAGTGGAAGGAGCTGGTGGACAGTGCTGCATACTGGAGAGAGCGCTGTCGGAGAGAGGGATTTCAGCCATATGATGCTTCCAGACCACTAGACGACTGGCGCCTGTTTTACTTCTTATCTAAGAAACGACGTAACTTGATCAAGAATCCCAGAGCGGAAG AGGAGTTCAGTGGATGGAAGATTGTACAGAATGGTGGTGACTGCTGGACGGTTGAAGATAATTCGACAGAAATTCCAAATTGCACAGTCCGAAAATACTTTGTCACCTCTTACTG GTTATGTTTGAAGCAACAGCTGATTGATTTGAAGAGAGAAGGCTACAGCGCTGCTTTCATGGATCAACTGCAACCTCCTATCAAAATATCAGACTG GTACGCCCCGCGCTATGACTGTGGAAGCGTGTATCAGATCTGTGTGGAGTTGCTTGATCAGAAGAAGAAACCCATTCACACCTTTGAACCTGAACAAATTTCCTTTCCACAGTGGAATGATCATCAGTGGTGTGAA ATGACACACGTCTTTAAGGATTATGGACCTGGGGTTCGATTTATTCGCTTCACTCATGGTGGGAAGGATACACAGTTTTGGGCAGGCTGGTATGGGATACGGGTCACTAACAGTAGTGTGGAGATCTGTCCAGCTGAAGTGAGATAG